In Defluviitalea raffinosedens, the DNA window AAGACCGACTTTACTATGCTTCTTCTTATTTTGATCAATTGTATGAGTTTGCGATTCAACTGATTAAGCAAGGCGATGCCTATGTGGATGATTTAAGTGCCGATGAAATCAGAGAATACAGAGGAACTTTAACGGAACCTGGGAAAGAAAGCCCTTATAGAAACCGTTCCGTAGAAGAAAACCTGGATCTGTTTATCAGGATGAAAAATGGAGAATTCCCTGATGGTTCAAGAGTGCTTCGGGCTAAAATAGATATGAGTTCTCCGAATCTTAATATGAGAGATCCTGTGCTCTATCGCATTGCCCATGTTCCTCATCATACCACCGGAGATAAGTGGTGTATTTATCCGATGTATGACTATGCACATCCTATATCCGATGCTCTTGAAGGGATTACCCATTCAATCTGTACATTGGAATTTGAAGACCACAGACCTTTATACAATTGGGTTATAGAGAAGATAGGCTTTAAGAATCCTCCTAAGCAAATAGAATTTGCAAGGCTGGAAGTTTCCAATATGGTAACCAGTAAGAGAAAGCTTCGTCAACTGGTAGAAGAAAACTTTGTTGACGGCTGGGATGACCCAAGAATGCCCACTATATCAGGGTTAAGAAGAAGAGGATATACTCCTGAAGCCTTAAAAGATTTCTGCCTTAAAACTGGTGTTGCAAAGAGTAAAAGTATTGTTGACATTGCATTTTTGGAACATTGCATTCGCGAAGATTTAAAACTGAAAGAACCCAGAGTAATGGCAGTATTGAATCCGCTTAAGGTAGTCATTACCAATTATCCTGAAGGACAAATTGAAATGATAGACATAGAAAATAATCCTGAAAATCCTGAAATGGGCACGAGAAAAGTACCTTTTTCCCGCGTACTTTATATTGAAAGGGACGACTTCATGGAAGATCCTCCTAAAAAGTTCTTCCGCCTGTCTCCCGGAAAAGAAGTAAGACTTAAGGGTGCTTATTTTATTAAATGCGAAGAAGTTATTAAAGATGAAAAGACCGGAGAAATCATCGAGCTTCACTGTACGTATGACCCGGCAACAAAAAGCGGAAGTGGCTTTGATGGCAGAAAGGTAAAAGGAACTCTCCATTGGGTTTCAGCGGATCATGGAATCAATGCGGAAGTAAGATTGTATGATTACTTATATATAGAAGATGAAGCCGGAGGAGAACCAAAACTCAATCCCAATTCTCTTGAAATTTTAAGCAATTGTATTATTGAGCCTTCCATAGCAGATGCAAAACCCGGAGATAAGTTCCAATTCTTGAGACATGGCTATTTCTGTGTGGATACAAAGTACACGACAAAAGAAAAATTAGTATTCAACCGTATAGTGTCTTTAAGAAGTTCCTGGAAGAATAACTAAACAGTTTCCCGTGAGGAAGCTGTTTTTTTATTGTATAGGAAATCCTTAAGGATTTATACAATAAAAAGCCTTCCGGGAAGGATGAAACTTGCGCACATTGAATTTTGTCGCCTTTGCCGACCGTGCCAGGAGAGGTTTCTTGGGCGAAATTCTTTCTTGTATAAATTTAGGCAAAACATTTAGGGAATGATTTCTTGAAAAGATTTTTTATAAAATTATTCTCTTTGGAAAAGAATATATCATTGAAAAGTTTTCTTTTTAAAAGTATAATACTGGTATAGAACACTATACAAATTAGTGAAAGGAGAGGTCATGATGAAATGCTTGTATAACGGAAAGATTATTTTAAAAGACCAGGTTATCACAGGAAAAGCAATCATTTTTGATGAGCGTATTTATGATATTGTAGATGAAAATGAAGTAAGTATGATGGATAATCTGGAAAAAATAGATGTTAAGGGCAAATACATCTCCCCGGGATTTATTGATATACACATTCATGGATTTGATGGATATGATACGATGGATGCCAGTGAAGAAGCTCTTAAGGCTATAAGCAAGGGCATAACAAGAAATGGGGTAACATCCTTTTTACCCACTACAATGACAATGTCTAAAGAAAGAATCATCAGTGCCTTGGAAGCTATACGCCAATTCAAAGAAAAAGGAAATGACGGAGCGGAAATTATAGGGGTCAATGTGGAAGGACCTTTTATTAATAAAAAATTTAAAGGAGCTCAGGATGAACAGTATATCATCCCTGCGGACTTTGAAATCATTAAGGAATATAAAGATTTGATTTCATTAATTACAGTAGCACCGGAAACAGAAGGGGCATTGGAATTTATTAAAAAAGTTAAAAGGGAAACCAATATTGTTCTTTCCATGGGGCATACAGCAGCCACTTATGAGGAAGCTAAAGAAGGCATTATCAGTGGTATTAGCCACGTTACCCATTTGTTTAATGCTATGACCGGGTTGCATCATCGCAATCCAGGTGTAGTAGGAGCTGCTTTAACCCATGATGTTACCTGTGAAGTGATCGCAGATACGATCCATATCCATTCTGGGTTATTTTCTATGATTCTTAAGACAAAAGGTATGGACAAAGTTGTATTGGTTACTGACTGTATGTCTGCCGGAGGAAAAGAAGAGGGAGAATATGATCTGGGAGGACAAAAAGTTTTTGTTAAGGACAAACAAGCGAGACTTGCAGACGGGACTCTGGCCGGAAGTGTTCTCAATCTGAAAGATGCTGTATATAATGTGAATCAACATACAGATTTTACGATTCATCAGTTGGTTTCTCTCATCACTATTAATCCTGCAAAAATCCTTGGAGTGGACAAAAGAAAAGGCAGCCTTGAAATAGGGAAGGATGCAGATATAACAGTATTTGATGAAAATATGAATATTTCTTTGACAATCGGAAGGGGAAAAATTTTATATGAAATTTAATTTAGGTAATATACGCATTTATGTTGAAGCAAATTATGAAGCAATGAGCAAGAAGGCGGCTTATATTTTATCCAGCCAAATTCGACTTGAGCCTCAAAGTGTGATCGGGCTTGCTACTGGGGGAACTCCTGTGGGCATGTACAAAGAGTTGGTTCGAATGCATAAAGAGGAGGATTTAGATTTTTCTGAAATCACTACTTTTAATTTAGATGAGTATTACCCAATTGCTAAAGATAATCCTCAAAGCTATTACTATTACATGATGGAAAATCTGTTCAATCATGTGAATATTGACTTGAGCCGAGTGCATATCCCCAATGGAATGGCACAAGATGTTGCTAAAGAGTGTGAAAACTATGAAACCATGATTAGAAATGCCGGAAGGATTTCTCTTCAGGTATTAGGTATTGGCCCCAACGGCCATATCGGATTTAATGAACCCGATGCCCAATTAGAACCCTATACCCATTTGGTTGATTTAGATGAAAAAACGATTGAAGCAAATTCGAGATATTTTAATTCCAGGGAAGAAGTCCCAAAACAAGCGTTAAGTATGGGCGTTAAAACCATTATGAGCGCAAAGAAGCTTATGCTTTTGGCCAGTGGACAAAATAAAGCAGAAATCATTAAAGAATCTATTATGGGAGGCATTACACCGGAGATTCCGGCATCATTTTTACAGCTTCACCCAAATGTAACGATCATACTGGACAAAGAGGCAGCTTCTGAAATTCTGCCATTATTATAGAAGGAACGGTTTTAACCGTTCCTTATTTATAGCCATTTTTTTCTTTTAAAAATAACATAAAGAATAAGGGTCAGAAGAAACATGATGCCAAGACTTAAGGGATATCCATATTTCCAATTCAGTTCCGGCATGTATTCAAAGTTCATTCCATATATTCCTGTAATTAGGGTCAGGGGAGCAAAAAAAAGAGCAAGTATCGTCAATCGGGTAACAATGTCATTGGTTTGAGAAGTAAGAACAGATTCGTACAAATATAAGAGCTGGTCTCCCATCTCTTTCAGACTGGATAAATAGTCATAAAGCTTATTCATTCTGATATCAATATTTTTAAAATATTTCAGATGATTGGGATTGATAAAGCCGTTTTCATTGACCAGAAATTGATCCCCGATATATAAAAGAGGTCGTAGGTATTTTTTTAACTGATTAATTTGCATTCTAATTTTGTTGATCTCAACGAACTGCTTTTTGTCGACATTCTTTATGATATCTAGCTCCAATCGCTGAAGCTTATCCTCTAAATGTTCTAAGGATGAAAAAAAATGACTAAGAATACGATCGAATATCCAGAAATAGATTCTGTTCAGTTCGTTGGCCGGGTTCTCCATCATGTTGATTTTTTGAGTAATATATTTTTCGATTTCATCAATAATTGTGCTTTTTGGTTGACCAACCAGGATAATATAATTAGAACCAATGTATAAATTGATTTCTTCAAAGAAAGTTTTGTCATCCAGAAAGTAAAAATAGTTTAAGCTTATAAAATCATAGTTTTCAAAGCTGTCAAAACGTATATTTTCATCAAAGGTTAAACATTCTTCGATCGTATTGGAATCGAAATGAAATATGGGTTGAAGCATTTGTATTTCTTTTGTTAAGCATAGAATAAAATAACTGTTGTCCTCATTGTACCAAGAGAGACTATCGGAAACATCTTTGAGAATTTTATTTTGAGTCAGATGATAGATATTCATTCCTTTCCTTCTTTCAAAAGTATTTTTAAAGGTTAAAAGGAAATTAGTAATAGTTTGACCTGCCGGAAAGGAAATTATTAATGTAGAAACTTGGATTTAAAAAGTTTAATTTATTGATATAATGTGGTGAAAAATCGTTTCTTTAAAATTCTTCCTCCAGGGAATATTCACTGCTTCAAAGGTGTGTTGAGAGACAAGAGGCTCTTTGATCCCTCCTTTGGAGACAAAGCCTGTAATGATAGCTGAATGCTGAATGCGATTTTGATTGTTTCTGTACTGTATGATATCTCCTTCTTCCAGTAAATCCGCGATAGAAGCATTGAAAAAATCATCTCCTTTTATGGACACGGTTTTTGCTTTAATCCCAAAGCCCTTTTCCTGTGTCACAGTACGAATGTACCAGTATAAAGAAGCTGCTACTGCCCAGCAGATCGAGGACTTACCATTTTGATACCACCAGGGATGGGTGGGATGATAATGATTTTTAGCTCCTCCAGCCCGAAGGCATTGCGAAACAAAATTGGTACAGTCATTTCCCTGGTAGTAAACATACTCAGGATTTGGATGATTGCCGTATCTTATAGCGTAT includes these proteins:
- a CDS encoding glutamine--tRNA ligase/YqeY domain fusion protein, which translates into the protein MEMEFSNFIHDIIEKDLEEGVYDRVHTRFPPEPNGYLHIGHAKAIWLDFSTAEKYNGLCNLRFDDTNPTKEDIEYVESIKEDVRWLGFDWEDRLYYASSYFDQLYEFAIQLIKQGDAYVDDLSADEIREYRGTLTEPGKESPYRNRSVEENLDLFIRMKNGEFPDGSRVLRAKIDMSSPNLNMRDPVLYRIAHVPHHTTGDKWCIYPMYDYAHPISDALEGITHSICTLEFEDHRPLYNWVIEKIGFKNPPKQIEFARLEVSNMVTSKRKLRQLVEENFVDGWDDPRMPTISGLRRRGYTPEALKDFCLKTGVAKSKSIVDIAFLEHCIREDLKLKEPRVMAVLNPLKVVITNYPEGQIEMIDIENNPENPEMGTRKVPFSRVLYIERDDFMEDPPKKFFRLSPGKEVRLKGAYFIKCEEVIKDEKTGEIIELHCTYDPATKSGSGFDGRKVKGTLHWVSADHGINAEVRLYDYLYIEDEAGGEPKLNPNSLEILSNCIIEPSIADAKPGDKFQFLRHGYFCVDTKYTTKEKLVFNRIVSLRSSWKNN
- the nagA gene encoding N-acetylglucosamine-6-phosphate deacetylase yields the protein MKCLYNGKIILKDQVITGKAIIFDERIYDIVDENEVSMMDNLEKIDVKGKYISPGFIDIHIHGFDGYDTMDASEEALKAISKGITRNGVTSFLPTTMTMSKERIISALEAIRQFKEKGNDGAEIIGVNVEGPFINKKFKGAQDEQYIIPADFEIIKEYKDLISLITVAPETEGALEFIKKVKRETNIVLSMGHTAATYEEAKEGIISGISHVTHLFNAMTGLHHRNPGVVGAALTHDVTCEVIADTIHIHSGLFSMILKTKGMDKVVLVTDCMSAGGKEEGEYDLGGQKVFVKDKQARLADGTLAGSVLNLKDAVYNVNQHTDFTIHQLVSLITINPAKILGVDKRKGSLEIGKDADITVFDENMNISLTIGRGKILYEI
- the nagB gene encoding glucosamine-6-phosphate deaminase, whose protein sequence is MRIYVEANYEAMSKKAAYILSSQIRLEPQSVIGLATGGTPVGMYKELVRMHKEEDLDFSEITTFNLDEYYPIAKDNPQSYYYYMMENLFNHVNIDLSRVHIPNGMAQDVAKECENYETMIRNAGRISLQVLGIGPNGHIGFNEPDAQLEPYTHLVDLDEKTIEANSRYFNSREEVPKQALSMGVKTIMSAKKLMLLASGQNKAEIIKESIMGGITPEIPASFLQLHPNVTIILDKEAASEILPLL
- a CDS encoding magnesium transporter CorA family protein, with product MNIYHLTQNKILKDVSDSLSWYNEDNSYFILCLTKEIQMLQPIFHFDSNTIEECLTFDENIRFDSFENYDFISLNYFYFLDDKTFFEEINLYIGSNYIILVGQPKSTIIDEIEKYITQKINMMENPANELNRIYFWIFDRILSHFFSSLEHLEDKLQRLELDIIKNVDKKQFVEINKIRMQINQLKKYLRPLLYIGDQFLVNENGFINPNHLKYFKNIDIRMNKLYDYLSSLKEMGDQLLYLYESVLTSQTNDIVTRLTILALFFAPLTLITGIYGMNFEYMPELNWKYGYPLSLGIMFLLTLILYVIFKRKKWL
- a CDS encoding amidase domain-containing protein; this translates as MSEPYNRKKAVEYAIRYGNHPNPEYVYYQGNDCTNFVSQCLRAGGAKNHYHPTHPWWYQNGKSSICWAVAASLYWYIRTVTQEKGFGIKAKTVSIKGDDFFNASIADLLEEGDIIQYRNNQNRIQHSAIITGFVSKGGIKEPLVSQHTFEAVNIPWRKNFKETIFHHIISIN